Part of the Capsicum annuum cultivar UCD-10X-F1 unplaced genomic scaffold, UCD10Xv1.1 ctg30206, whole genome shotgun sequence genome is shown below.
actTGTCCATAAAACgatattaataataatagttagTCCATGTCAAAGAAAACTTATAAGTGATTTGATTAAATGTTTCTCTATTGAAAGAACCCGGTTAACTATATTTTATGATATCCAAAATGATGTAAGAATTAAGACcataatttattagttttttttttcataatcaaacAATATATTGcaatattaaaaactaaaaaaataaattactaatgAACTTCTTATAatatgactaaaataaaaatagaacaaCTACTTTATCATTTATTCATTACATTATTATTACTAACAAATATCGAAAGTTATTCATTCTTCCGTAGCCACAGAACCATCACCAATCAGGTGATCTATCTTTCCCTCAGGATTCTCGAAGAAATCTGCTACATCTAAGTGAGCAATGTCAACATGATTTTTCGAGACAAAATTAGCTTCAGGgcttttcccctttttctttagtgatgcttgataaagctCAACCAAATGTTTGGGAGTACGACAGCCACGTTGATAGTGTCCTTTTGCTCCACATTTAAAACAAACACATGTTTTACCTGTTTCATGTTTGTCacttcttctttgttcattttgatGGAACCATTTATTTGGTGAGTGATTAACGCCAGGAACATGGTTTCTTTCTTGACCATAGTCTCGTCCTTGTCCTCGGCCACGCCCACGTCCACGTCCTCGACCAGATCTGTGACCCCTTCCATGCCTAGCATAGTGGGCGTACACCTCATTCACTTCAGGAAATGGTGTAGATCCAGCAGGTCGAAGCTCGTGATTTTTCAttaacaaattattattttgttcagccataAGGAGGTGAGAACTTAGTTCAGAATATTTCTTGAACCCTTTTTCTCTATAGTGTTGTTGCAAGAccacattcgaggcatgaaaagtggaaAGTGTCTTGTCCATCGTGTCATTATCATTAGTGGGTTCTCCACATAATTCCAACTGAGAAAAAATTCTGAACAAGACAGAATTATATTCATGACcagacttatagtcttgaaatctcAGGTGCATCCAATCATATCGTGCTTTTGGATAGATAACCATTTTTAGGTGGTCATACCTTTCTTTCAGGTTATTCCACAAAACAAGTGGATCTTTAATCGTAAGATATTCATTCTTTAAAATCTCGTCAATATGATGACGCAAAAATATCATGGCGTTAGCACGACTTGAtttgatgctttattttctttcttaatggTGTCTCCGAGACCCATAGCATCTAAATGGATTTCAGCATCCAATCTCCATGAAAGGTAATTTCTGCTCGAACTTTGAAGGGCATTAAATTCAA
Proteins encoded:
- the LOC107855720 gene encoding uncharacterized protein LOC107855720, translated to MDKTLSTFHASNVVLQQHYREKGFKKYSELSSHLLMAEQNNNLLMKNHELRPAGSTPFPEVNEVYAHYARHGRGHRSGRGRGRGRGRGQGRDYGQERNHVPGVNHSPNKWFHQNEQRRSDKHETGKTCVCFKCGAKGHYQRGCRTPKHLVELYQASLKKKGKSPEANFVSKNHVDIAHLDVADFFENPEGKIDHLIGDGSVATEE